The window TGAAAACCGGTGTACACGTGTTAACCGCTTGTCCGGGCTTTACTGCATCAAACATCCGCAATACTGCGCTTAATAAAGAAGGGGTAGAGCAGCGCGAAAGCACCCTGGAAGAAGATAAAATGATGACTGCCGACCAGGTAGCCAAGGTAATTGTAGATGGTATTGAAAACCGCTCGCGCACACTGGTGTTGACCCTGCAGGGCAAACTTACCGTATTGCTTAGTAAACTGCTGCCAGCCTTTTTAGATAAGATGGTTTACAATGTGTTTGCAAAGGAGAAGAATCCGCTTTTAAGATAGTTCATTGGTTCATTAGTGCACTGGTTCATTGGTCTTTTATGTTTGATAAGTTTGTTTAAAAAACTTTTTTAAATAGCCAGCTGACAGGCACCAATGAACTAATGAACCAGTGAACTAATGAACAATTTCATAAGTGCTTATTTTACTCATATCCAAAATAGCTTGTCCATCTTCGTCACGATGAAATACAGGCACAAATTTGGCGCCCCAAACCACGTCCGAATAGATATAGGAGGTGCGGGAGTGTACGGTTTGTGAAAAGGTATCGTCAAAGGTTTTTAGGATGACGGATAAACTGGCCTGTTTGGCTTCCAGTTCCTCCTGGGTCATGTCTTTTAACGGGCTGTTTTCATCAAGTGGGTGCACCACCGTCCAGTTTACAGTCAAAATGCTCACAAACTTTCGTTCCAGTTCCAGTTGAAAAAACTTGCGGATCACCTTGCCGTTCACTTCTTCGTTATAGCCAAATACAACCTCAATCTCGAGGTCTATCAATATGTTGCGCCTTAAATTGGCCAGTCTGAACATTAAGCCCCAACCCTTATCCCGATAAGGAGCAACTAATACCTTATCACTGTACAATATCTTGGCCGACGGCCTGGAGAAGCGCCCGTATAATAAACCTGTAGCTAAGGCAAAGGCTAATAAGCCCATCATCGATTCTAAAGCCGCCACACTGTTTGCAGCCATTCCCTTCGGACTGATGTGCCCATAACCAACGGTCGAAATAGTTTGGGCCGAAAAAAAGAAGGCATCCATAAAACGGTCGAATACAGTGTTGCCACTCCGGCCATCAAGCACATCAGTACCCAATGAAATGTAGATGCAGGCAAATATGATATTGGCTATAAAATAACAGCTAAAAACAATTACCCAAAACTTGCGCCAGCTCATGGTAATAAGCGAGTGGTAATTATTGGCTGTAGAAAAACGCGGCAAGCCAGTACGCCTTACGTTAATAGATCCATCTTTATTAATAACCGGCTGGCTTTTTACCACTGGCTGTGTGCCGAAGCCAAGGTCATCCTCTGGGTTTATTTTTTCTTTATGTATAGCC is drawn from Mucilaginibacter ginsenosidivorax and contains these coding sequences:
- a CDS encoding ion channel, giving the protein MAIHKEKINPEDDLGFGTQPVVKSQPVINKDGSINVRRTGLPRFSTANNYHSLITMSWRKFWVIVFSCYFIANIIFACIYISLGTDVLDGRSGNTVFDRFMDAFFFSAQTISTVGYGHISPKGMAANSVAALESMMGLLAFALATGLLYGRFSRPSAKILYSDKVLVAPYRDKGWGLMFRLANLRRNILIDLEIEVVFGYNEEVNGKVIRKFFQLELERKFVSILTVNWTVVHPLDENSPLKDMTQEELEAKQASLSVILKTFDDTFSQTVHSRTSYIYSDVVWGAKFVPVFHRDEDGQAILDMSKISTYEIVH